From Anopheles darlingi chromosome 2, idAnoDarlMG_H_01, whole genome shotgun sequence, the proteins below share one genomic window:
- the LOC125949564 gene encoding testis-specific gene A8 protein-like: MHWTGQQKVSVCCASSFELHRHFGTPSILPTNVKMYSKVVIALALCVLSTVSAGVVPVAAPLAAAGVVAPYATSYNAHTVNHNIAAPYVAATPVAAAPVAAVAKYVAAPVAAPVAAAAPIAKYVAAPAAAAYTAYSAAPFLPAAAAAYTAAYGGAAVLPAAAAYTAYGAATYPYLF; the protein is encoded by the exons ATGCATTGGACCGGTCAGCAGAAGGTATCAGTTTGCTGTGCATCTTCATTTGAGCTACATCGCCACTTCGGAACTCCTTCCATTCTCCCAACCAACGTCAAGATGTACTCCAAAGTTGTG ATTGCCCTCGCCCTGTGCGTCCTGAGCACCGTTTCGGCCGGTGTTGTGCCAGTAGCAGCGCCGTTGGCGGCCGCCGGAGTCGTAGCACCGTACGCCACCTCCTACAATGCCCACACCGTGAACCACAACATTGCGGCACCGTACGTCGCCGCGacaccggttgctgctgcaccggttGCTGCCGTCGCCAAGTACgttgctgctccggttgccgctccagttgctgctgctgctccgattgCCAAGTACGTTGCCgccccggcggcggcggcatacACGGCCTATAGTGCCGCTCCGTTCCTGccagcggccgccgctgcctaCACGGCAGCCTACGGTGGTGCGGCAGTGTTGCCAGCTGCCGCTGCCTACACGGCCTATGGCGCAGCTACCTATCCCTATCTGTTCTAA